In the genome of Acidobacteriota bacterium, the window GGGGCGGACGCCCTCATCGTCCACCATGGACTGCTCTGGAAGGGCGACTGGCCCCGGGCCGTGAGGGGCGTCCACCGGGAGAGGCTCCGGCTGCTCCTTGACTCGAACTTGAGCCTCCTCGCCTACCACCTGCCCCTGGATGCGCACCCCCAAGTTGGAAACAACGCGCGCGCCGCCATAGATCTCGGGCTTCAGGACCTGAAACCTTTTGCGGTGTACCACGGAACGCCCATCGGAACCCGGGGCCGCTTTCCTTCGCCCCGGCCAAGGTCTGAGTTCCTCGAGCAGCTCGAAGCCTATTACGGGCATCCCGCCTTCGTGGAGGCCGCGGGTCCGGAGATCGTCTCCACGGTCGGCATCTGTTCCGGAGGCGCCGCGAGGGAAGCCTCCGAGGCTGTAACGCTCGGGCTGGACGCCTACGTGACGGGGGAGCCCGGGGAGCCGGAGGTCTTCCTGTGCCGGGAGGCCGCCGTGACCTTCGCGGCCCTGGGCCACCACGCCACCGAAAAGGTGGGGGTCCGCGCCCTCGGGGATTACCTCCGCGAGGCCCTCGGGCTGGA includes:
- a CDS encoding Nif3-like dinuclear metal center hexameric protein encodes the protein MARTLTELVAHLDSFLEVGRFQDDALNGLQVEGKAEVRRVAVAVSACREAFGKAAAVGADALIVHHGLLWKGDWPRAVRGVHRERLRLLLDSNLSLLAYHLPLDAHPQVGNNARAAIDLGLQDLKPFAVYHGTPIGTRGRFPSPRPRSEFLEQLEAYYGHPAFVEAAGPEIVSTVGICSGGAAREASEAVTLGLDAYVTGEPGEPEVFLCREAAVTFAALGHHATEKVGVRALGDYLREALGLEVVFLDMYNEA